The Thermus thermamylovorans genome contains the following window.
GCGGAAGCCCACCTCGGGCCGGGCCACCACCTCCTCCAGGCCCTCCAGGGCCGCCTTGGGCCCCACCACCTCCACCGTCCTGGGGGCGTAGTCCTGAAGGGTAAACCCCTCCGGGGGCCTGAGGACCAGGGGGAGTTCCCGGCGGAACAGGACCTCCTCCCGGGCCACCACCCGCACCCGGGCGGGGGAGAGCTCCACCCCGGGAAGGGGGCCCAGGGCGCCGAAGGGGGTGAGGGCCACCTCCTCCCCCCCCAGGTCTAGGCCCAGGGCGGTCACCGCCAGCTCCACCTGGCTCCGGGGCCCCCGGGCCTCCACGAAGGCGGGCTCGGTCCGGACCCAGGCCCAAAGGGAGAAGACCTCCACCGGCAGGGCACGGGCCAGGAGGGCCTCGATCCAGCCCTCCACCCGGGCGGGGCGCACCTCCAGCACCTCCACCCCCTGGGGCACGGCCACCCGCACCTCGCGGCTGAAGCTCCCCTCGGCCCCGGAGAGGTCCAGGTAGGCGGAGACGGGCGGGGTGCCCTCCACCAGGGGGGCGGGGCCCCGGAGGCGCAGGAGCACCTCCTCGGGCACCCCTTCCGCGGTCCGCTCCTCCCCCAGGCCCACCACCTGCAGGGGGACGCTCACCGCCCGCTCCACCACCGGGGCCCTTTCCCGAAGGGAGTACCATACGGCGAGGGCCGCCAGGAAGGCCAGGACAAAACCGCCCCACTCACGCACGCAGCACCTCCTTAAGCCGCTGGCGCAGGGCCTCCAGGCCCAAGGGGGGGGAAAGCCTCCCCCCCTCGGCCACCCGGATGGCCCCCGTCTCCTCGCTTACCACCAGGACCAGGGCGTCCGAGACCTCGGAGAGCCCCAAGGCCGCCCGGTGCCGGGTGCCGAGGCCCATGCGGGCCTCGGAGAGGGGAAAAACGCACCCCGCGGCGAAGAGGCGATCCCCCCGGAGGATGGCCCCCCCGTCGTGCAGGGGGGTGCCGGGGTAGAAGACCGTCTCCAGGAGCCGGGCGGAAAGCCTGGCCTCCAGCACCTCCCCGGTGGCGGCGTACTCCCCCAGAGGGGTGCGCCGCTCCAGGGCCAAAAGGGCCCCGTAGCGCTTCTCCGCAAGGCGGCCCAGGCCCAGGAGGAGCTCCTCCAGGGCCAAGGAGGGGGCCCGGGGGCCCTGGGCGCGGCCGATGCGCTCCAAAAGCCCCCGGAGCTCGGGCTGGAAGACCACGATGAGGGCGAAGGCCCCTAAGGTGGCGGCGTTGCCCAGGAGCCAGGCCAGGGTGGAAAGCCCGAGGAGGCTCGCCAGGAACCAGACCAGGAGGTAGACCATAACCCCCCGGACCAGGTTCAGGGCCCGGGTGCCGGCCATGAGCCGCCCCAGGTAGTAGAAGAGGACGGCCACCAGGAGGATGTCCAGGAGGTCGCGCCAGGAGAGGGGCCAGGGGAAGGGCATGGCCTAGAGGAGGCTCTTTCCGGGGCCTTCCCAGGGCAGGCCAAAGGCCCGGGCCCAGGTGGCCCCCAGGTCGGCGAAGCTCTCCCGGGTGCCCAGGTCCCCCTCCACCCCCGGGCCCACCCAGAGGAGCATCCCGTACTCCCGCGTGTGGTCGGTGCCAAAGAAGGTGGGGTCGTTGCCGTGGTCGGAGACCAGGAAGAGGTGGTCCTCGGGACCCAAGGCGGAGAGAAGCTTGGGCAGGAAGGCGTCCACTTCGGAAAGGGCCCGAGCGTAGCCCAAGGGGTCGCGGCGGTGGCCGTATTTGGCGTCGAAGTCCACCAGGTTGGCGAAGACCAAGCCCGAAAAGGGCTCCCCCATGAGGGCCAGGGTCTTCTCCAGGCCGTCGGCGTTGTCCTTGCTCTTCACCTCCCGGGTGAAGCCCCGCCCTGCGTAAATGTCGGGGATCTTCCCCACCCCCACCACCTCGAGGCCCCCCTCCAAGAGCACGTCCAGCACGTTCCTTGGGGGTTCCAGGGCGAAGTCCTTCCTGAGGTCCTCCCGGCGGTAGAAGCCGCCGGGCTCCCCGGCGAAGGGCCGGGCGATGACCCGGGCCACCCGGTGTTCCCCCTTTAGCATCTCCCGGGCCACCTGGCAAAAGCGGTAGAGTTCCTCCAGGGGCACCGCCTCCAGGTGGGCCGCCACCTGGAAGACGCTGTCCGCAGAGGTGTAGACGATGGGGTAGCCGGTCTTCAGGTGGGCCTCGCCGAAGTCCCGGATGGCCTCGGTGCCGGAGTAGGGACGGTTCAAAAGCCACCCCCCCACCCCGACCCGCTCCGCCCAGGCCCGGAGGAGCTCCTCGGGGAAACCCTCGGGGTAGGTGGGAAAGGGACGGTCCAGGTATACCCCCACGAACTCCCAGTGCCCGGTGGTGGTGTCCTTGCCCGGGCTCACCTCCCGCATACGCCCGAAGGCGCCCAGGGGTTTGGGACGGGGCAGGGTGTGGACCCCGGGCACCCAACCGAGGCCCAGGGCCGCCAGGTGGGGCAGCGCCACCCCGGTCTTCAAGACGGTGTGGTCCAGGGTGTCCGCCCCCTCGTCCCCGAAGCGGGGGGCGTCGGGCAGGTAGCCCAGGCCCACCGAGTCCAGGACGACGGCCACCACCTTCATCTAGGAACGGAGCCCCCCCTCTTCCTCCTCTTCCGCCAAGGCGGCGAGCTCCTCCGGGGTCATCTGGGAGATGGCCCGCACCGCCTGGAACTCCTCGATGAGGCCCTGGACCTCCTCCATGGCCTCCTCCAGGGAAAGCTCCCCATCCTGGTACTCGTCCAGGACCTCCTCGATGGCCTCGAGGATCCCCACCGCCGCGCTGGCCTGGGAGAGGGCCTGGGCCAGCTCCGAGAGCCTTTCCGCCAGCTCCATGCCCCCATGCTACCCCAAAAGCTCCGCAAGCCGGGAAAGGGCCCGGCCGTACTTCTTGGCGAAGGCCCCGTGGCGGTAACTCTGGGGAAAAAGCTCCTTCAGGGGCATCCCCGAGGCCCGCAGGGCGAGGCCCTGGTTGTAAAGCTCGTCCAGGAAGTGCACGAAGCGCAGGGCGTCGTTCTGGTCAGGGATGGGGGCTAGCCCCCGCAGGTAGACCGCCTCCAAGCCCTGGAAGAGGTAGCGGTAGCGGATGGGATGGAGGGCACGGAGGTGGGCCAGGAGCTCGGGAAAGGTGTCCAGGGTTTTGGGCCTGGGGTCCTCCCGGTAGAGGGCGAGGAGCTGGGCATCGGCAAGGGGTTCGGGGAACCGGTCCGGGTCGCGGTGGCGGTAGTCCTCCCCCTCGAGGCGCTCCACGGCAAAGCGGCGGGCCAGGGCCTGGATCTGGTGCCGGAACTGCTCCGCGTTGAAGCGCCCCTCCCCCAGGGCCCCGGGCGGGGTGTTGGAGGTGGTGGCCACCCGGAGGCCCCTCTCCATGGTGAGGGCCAGGAAGTGGCTGATCATCTGGGCGTTTCCAGGGTCGTCCAGCTCGAACTCGTCCAGGAAGAGGTAGCGCAAGGAGGCGAAGCGCCTCGCCCCCTCTTTCAAACCCATGAGGCCCAGGGTGTAGGTGAGCTCCTCGAAGGTGAGGAAGGCCTTGGGACCGGGGGCTTCCAGGTAGGCGGCCACCAGGAGGTGGGTCTTCCCCACCCCGAAGCCCCCGTCCAGGTAGATCCCCTGGGGCCCGGGGAGCCTGGGGCGGAGGAGGCCCCGGGGGCGGTCATGCACCCAGCGCCGGAGGCGCTCCTTGGCCAGCGCCTGGGAAGGGTAGCGGGCATCGGGACGGTAGGCGGCGAAGGTGGCCTCCCGGAACCTGGGCGGGGGGGCGAAGCCCTGGAGGAGCCTTTCCAGGTCCACCTCGGGGTAGCGGTCGGCGAGGCGCATGGAGGCATTGTATTAAGTACCCCGTCGCAGCCTAGGCCACGACCGGTTGCTTGGAGCAACCCCTTACGGCTTAGGGCTGGGGCCGCAAGGGGGACTTTGCGAGGCCCTGGGGAAAGCCCCTTTTCCCCCCGGGCCCTTGCCGCCTCCTGCCCCGCAGGCCGGGAAAGACGCCGCCCTGCCACCACGGAGGGATATGGTAGGCCTTTACGGCCTCCCCAGGTGCGGCCCCTTTGCCCCCGTGGACGCCTGCAAGGACGAGGAGGTGGCGAGGAGGAGGGGAGAGCCCCACCGCAGGGGTGGTCCCGGAGTGTGCGGAGGGGAAAGAGGCCATCCGGGGCGTTTTCCCCGCCGCCCCAGACGCCTAGCTGGCCCGCTGCCGGGAGGCTCAGGAAGGCGGACGGGCTCCCTGAAGGGCTCGCAGATGGTGGGCCTCGTGGTGGGCCGCGGCCCGCACCCAGCCTAGGGCGTCAAGCTCCCCGAAAAAGGGGTGAGGGAAGGTGGCGGAACCTTGAGGAGGCACCTGGGCCGCCTCCTCCAGCAGGAAAGCCCGGGCCCTGGCCAAAAGGAGCAAAACCTGCTCCAGGTCCAGACCCCCTCGGGGTCGCACCGCCTCGGGGGCCTGAGGCCTGCCCTCCCGTACCTCCCCGGGGACAAAGGGCACCGGGGGTAAGCTTTCCCCCATAGCGATCCGCCTGAGCCGCCTCAGGACCCGGGCGGTGGTCTCCTCCACCAGGGCGACGTGTTCCGCCACCATAAGGGGAGTCCAGGCCCCTTCCCCCAAGGGAGCGGCCAGCCAGGCGGGGTCGGCTTCCCGAAGGAGCGCCACCAAGCTCCCGCGGCTGCGGGCCAAAGAGGCCAAGGCCTCCTCCCAGGAATCCCGGGTTTCTTGCTGGGCCATGCTCCCAGCATACCCGCCCAGGGGCCTTGCCCCAAGGGGAAGCCCCTACCCCGTGGAGGGTCAGGCCAGCAGGAGGACCGGGTTTTCCAGGTAGAGGGCCACCCGCTCCAGGAGCCTCTGCGCCACGGGTCCCTCGAGGCCGGAGGCGGCGAGGACCCCTTCCGGGGAGAGGAAAAGGCTCGGGCGGCCGGTGTGGACCTCCTCCTCCCCGGCGAAGCAGAGGAGCCCCTCCTCCCCCTCCTCCCCCACCGGGGCGAAGAGGGCCAAAAACCCCCCCCTAGGCCTGAGCCCCCGCACCCCTTCCCCCTCCACCCGGGCCAGAAGGGGCCTCAGGGGGAGTTCCAGCTCGGCCAGGGCCCGCTCCGCGGCCCGGACCAGGAAGGGTAAGGGGGTTTCGGGAACCCCGTGGGCCCGGGCAAAGGCCGCCAAGGCCCCCTCGAGGCCCGCAAGGTCCACCCGCCGCCTCCAGACCCACAAGGCCACGGGCGTGGCCCAGGCGGCCGGGGCCTGCTCGGAGGAGCCTTTTTGGAGGGCCGCCACCAAAGGGGCTTCCCCTTCCGACAAGGCCTCCTCCAAGGGCTGCGGCAAGAGGCTCCCGGCCAGGTCCTCCTCCAAGAAGAGGTCCTCCTCGGACCACTCCTCCTCCGGAAAGGGCCGGGGGGGACCCTCCGCCCCCGGGGCCTCCGAAACCCCCTCCTCGGCCAGCAAGGCCTCCATTTCCTCCGCCAGAGGAGAAGGGGCCCGGGAGCCTTCCTCCTCCAAAGGCCAGGGTTCGGGTGCGGGCTCAGGGGGGAGCTCCTCCGCCAGCAGCAAGGCCTCCTCCTCCAGCTCGAGGTCCTCCAAAAGGGCAGGCTCCAGGTCCAAGGCCTCCTCCGCCTGGGAGGCGGGAGGCTTGGGCAGAAGGTCGGCCAGGTCAACCCCTTCCCTTCCCAGGGCCTCCTGGGCCCGCTTGAGTTCCTCTGCAGGCGGCAGGGGCGGGGGCTCTTCCGGCATGGGGGGGAGGTCTACCTCCCCCGCCATCACCCGGGCCAGGTAGGCCAGGATGTCCCGCTCCACGATGGCGCCGTCCGGGCCCGTGCCCTGAAGCCTACGCCAGTCGATGCCGTTCTCCTCTGCGAGCCGCCGGGCCAGGGGCGTGATCCTGGGTTCTCCCATCTTGGCCCTTATGATAACAGGGTGGAAGCGCGCTTGGCCGAGCTCCTGGCGGGCTACTGCCTGGAAGCCGAGGAGGGCGAGACCGTCTTGGTAGAGGCGGAGACCCCGGCCCTACCCCTTTTACCTCACCTAAAGCGCACCCTCCTGCAACGGGGGGCCTATCCCCTTTTCCGCCTTAGCTACCCCGGGGAAGCACGGGACTTCCTGCGCTTTGCCGGGCGCTGGCTGGAGGAGATCCCGGAGGCTGAGGTGGCCCTTTACCAGAAGGCCGATAAGTTCCTCCGAGTCCTCTCCGCGGAGAACCCCCTGGAGGCCGCCTCCTTGGACCCGGAGCTCACCCTCAGGCACCGGCGGGCCTGGCGGCCCTTGGCCGAGCTTCGCCTCAAGAAGCGCTGGGCCCTCACCCTCTACCCCACGGTGGGCTACGCGGTGGGAGCGGGGATGGACACGGAGGCGTTTCGGGCCCACCTGGAGCGGGCCTTCTTCCTGGACCGCCCTGATCCCGTGGGGGCCTGGCAGGCCCTGGCCCGCTTCCAGGAGGCCCTTATCGCCAGGCTGGCCCAGGGGAAAGAGCTCCGCCTTCTGGCCCCGGGCACGGACCTCCGGCTTTCCGTGGCGGGAAGGATCTGGATCAACTCCGATGGGCGGAGGAACATGCCCTCGGGGGAGGTCTTCACCGGCCCCTTGGAGGAAAGCGCCGAGGGGGAGGTGCGCTTCAACCTCCCCGCCTTCGTAGGAGGGAGGCGGGTGGAGGGGGTTTACCTCCGCTTCCGGGGGGGCGAGGTGGTGGAGGCCCGGGCGGAGGTGGGAGAGGGCTACCTCCTCGCGGCCCTCGCCACCGACCCCGGGGCCCGGCGGCTCGGGGAGGTGGGCATCGGGACCAACTACGGCCTCCAACAGCCCACAGGCCTGGTCCTCCTGGACGAGAAAATGGGGGGCACGGTACACCTGGCCCTGGGCCGAAGCTACCCGGAGACGGGGGGTAGGAACGAGAGCGCCCTGCACTGGGACCTGGTCCTCTCCCTGGAGGAGGGAGCGCTCCTTTTGGACGGCGAACCCCTGGTGCAGGGGGGGCGTTTCGTGGGGCTTCCCGAGCCTTATCCTTTCGCCTAGAGGTCCTTGCGCTCAAAGACGAGGGCCGCCAGGAGGGCGAAGCCCAGGGTGTAGATGAGGAGGAGGGAAAGCCCCAAGCCTGCGGCTTCCGGCCGCAGGTGGAGGTCCAGGTAGGTGGTGAGGAGGAAGGGGGTTAGGGCGGGGAAGGCCACCAGGAGACGCATGAGGAGGAGAGTGGCCACCGCCGCCAGGGCGCTAGCGGTGGTGGCAAGGAAGACGGCGCCGTAGAGGAGGGCCAAGGAGGCGAGGGGCAGAAGCACCGCCCCCGCCAGAAGGTAAGCCCTAAGGAGCTCGGCCAGGGCCGCTCCCGGCTGGAGAAGCCCTGTTCCGGCGAAGCCCCCCGCCCCCAGGCCCGTCCCCCCGAAGAAGGGGCCGAGCCCATGGGGAAGCCCAGCCAGGAGGCCGCCCAAGAAGCTTGCCAAAAGGAGGACGAAGGGGTAGACCAGGGCCGCCAGGAGCTTGGCGAAAAACAGGGCCGCCCGGGGCAGAGGGCGGAGGAGGAGGCCCTTCAGGGTGCCTTGGGCCACCTCGCTCCCCAAGGACTCGCTGGCGGCCATGACCACCAAGAAGGGGAAGAGGAACTCCATCCCGGCCAGGAGGCTTAGGGAAACCACCTGCCAGCCCGAGGCCAGCACCAGGCCGTAGACCTCCTTGAGCCCGGGGGCCAGGGCCCAGAGGAAGGGGAGGAGGAAGGCGAAGAGGAGGCCCAAGGCCACCGAGCGAAGCCGGAAGAGCTTGTAGAGTTCAAAGAGGAGGAGCCTAAGCATGCCGCACCCGCTCCTGGTAGTAGCTCATGAGGTCAAAGCGGTGGGGGTAGAGGGCCCGCACCCGGTACCCTGCCCCCAGAAGGGCCCGTAGGGCCGCCTCCGGGTTTCCCTCAAAGAGGATGGCCCCGCCCTGCAGGCGGGCCGAGACCACCTGGGGCAGGGTCTTGAGGAGGGCCAGGGCCCCTTCCAGGGGCTGGGCCTCGAGGCGGTAGGCCTCCCCCCTGGGGAGGACCACCTCGTCCAGAAGCCTACCCCCTCCCAGGATGCCCACCTTGTGGGCGTAACGGCTCACCTCCTGCAGGTGATGGGTGGAGAGCAGAACGGCCACCCCTTCCCGGGCCAGCTCCTGCAGGAGGCCATGAACCAACTCCACCCCCTCGGGGTCGAGGCCTGAGGTAGGCTCGTCCAGGACCAGGACCTTGGGGCGGTGCAAGAGGGCCGCCGCCAGGCCCAGGCGCTGGCGCTGGCCCAGGGAGTAGCTCCCCACCTTCCGGTCGGCTACCGAGAGGAGCCTCAGCCGGGCCAGGACCCCGGTCAGATGGTCCTCCCCCGGCCGCCTGCCCAGGGAGACGGCCTCTTTGACCCCTGCCAGATAGGCCTGCATCCTAAGGTTCTCCCGCCCGGTAAGGTAGGGGTAGAAGGCGGCTGGAGCCTCCACCACCGCCCCCAGGTGGCGCCGGGCGGCGGGGTTTTTGTGCACGTCCTCCCCCAGGAGGAGGGCCCTTCCCTGCGTGGGAAAAGCCAGGCCGGTGACCAGGCGGATGAGGGTGGTCTTGCCCGAGCCGTTGGGCCCCGCCAAGGCGTAGACCTCCCCCGGGGCCACGGAGAAGCTCACCCCCTCCAGCACCGGCTTGCGGCCATAGCGCTTGCCGATGCCCTCTAGCCTCAGGGCTTCCATGGGTGCTATACTACTCAAGCCCCCGGTCCAGCGCGGCGGTCCGGGCGCGAACCGGGTCAGGTCCGGAAGGAAGCAGCCCTAAGGGCCACGGGTCGGGCGCCGCTGGGCAACCGGGGGCGTTTTCCACAGGGTTATCCACAGGGGCCTGGCGGGACGCGGCCCGGCGGAGAGGGCCTTCAAGAGGGCGCTTTTCCCAGGTCCCCTCTCCCCCTGACCGTGCGGACCGTGCCCTTTTCCACAAGGGCCTGCACCTCCTCCGGGGTGAACCCGGCCTCCCGGAGCACCGCCTCCGAGTGTTCCCCCAAAAGGGGCGGGGGCAGGGTGGGAGCGGCGGGGGTGCGGGAGAGGAAGCGCAAGGGGCTCGCCAGGGTGGGCATAGGCCCCAGGAGGGGATGGCGCAGGGTCCAGACCGCCCCCCGGGCCTCCGCCTGGGGGTCTTGGAAGGCCTCGGCCAGGTTGTTCACGGGGGCGGCGGGCACCCCCGCTTCCTTGAGCCTGTCCAGCCAGTAGGCCCGGGGGCGGGCCTTCAGGACCGCAGAAACCGCTTCCACCACCTCTTCCCGGTTCTCCACCCGCTTTGCGTTTTGCGGGAAGCGCTCCTGCAGCTCGGCAAGCCCCAGCACCTGGCAGAGCCTGCCGAACTGCTCGTCGTTCCCCACGGCCAGGACGAGCCAGCCGTCCGCCGCGGGAAAGACCCCGTAGGGCACGATCTGGGCGTGGGCGTTGCCCAGGCGCCCCGGGGGCTTCCCCGTGAGGAGGTAGCTTTCCCCCAGGTTGGCCAGGGCGAAGAGGCCCACGTCGAAGAGGGAGAGGTCGATGTGCTGGCCCAGGCCGCTTCTTTCCCGTTCCCAAAGGGCGGCGAGCACCGCCACCGCCCCCATCATCCCCGTCATCACGTCGATCCAGGCCACCCCCACCTTCATGGGCGGGCCTTCCGGCTCCCCGGTCACGGACATGATGCCGGTGTAGCCCTGCAAGGCGGCGTCGTACCCCGGTTCCTGGGCCCTCGGGCCCGTGTGGCCGAAGCCGGTGAGGGAGAGGTAGACCAGGCGGGGGTTAAGCTCCCGCAGGCTTTCGTAGTCCAGGCGGTAGCGCTTGAGGTCTCCGGTTTTGAAGTTCTCCACCAGCACATCGGCCCTTTGGGCGAGCTTCCGCACCGCCCCTTGACCCTCGAGGGTCTTGAGGTCCAAGGCGATGCTCCTCTTGCCCCGGTTGACGGCAAGGAAGTAGGCGCTTTCTCCCTTCGCAAAGGGGGGTCCCCAGCCCCGGGTCTCGTCCCCCCAGGGAGGCTCCACCTTGACCACCTCCGCCCCCAGGTCGGCCAGGATCAGGGTGCACAGGGGCCCCGCCAGAACCCGGGAGAGGTCCAGGACCTTGAGGCCGGAAAGGGGTCCCATGGGGGCATCTTAAGTCATCTTGGGGACGAGAGGGGACTTTGTGATGGTCGGGACAAAAAACCCTTGACTCCTTAACGCGCTAGGGTATGCTGCTCTGGGGGTTGTATGCAGGCGCTACAGGGAGGGGTGCTCTGGCTGGCGGGATTGGGGTTCCTGTTAGGGCTTGGCGGCTTTGCGTTTTACCAGGGGCAGGGATGGTCCTACTTCAGCGACCGCCCCGAGGCCTGCGCCAACTGCCACATCATGCGGGACCAGTACGAGTCCTGGCGGCACTCCAGCCATCGCAGCTGGGCGAGTTGTAACGACTGCCATATGCCCCACACCTTCCTGGGCAAGTGGACCACCAAGGCCCTGAGCGGCTTTCAGCACAGCCTAGCCTTCACCACGGGGGACTTCCCCGAACCCATCGTCATCACCCCCCGCAACAAGGCTATCGCCCTGGAAAACTGCGTGGCCTGCCACCGGCCGGTGGTGGCGCAGATGCTCCTCCGGCCTGGGGTCCACGGGCCGGAGGACTGGAACTGCACTGCCTGCCACGGGAACGTGGGGCATCGGGGCCTGAAGTGAGGTGGAGTATGAGGGGAACGGGTTGGATTAGGATTCTGGGTATCCTGGCGGTCTTCCTGGTCCTGGGGGCGGGGGTGGGTTACCTCCTCACCACCATCGTCCAGCGCCAGGCGGAGGCCGAGCAGTACCCCCTGCGCCTGGTGGAGATCGGGGCGCTGGAGGTGGACCCTGCCGTCTGGGGCCGGAACTTCCCTCTGCACTACGACCGCTTCCTGCGCACCCGGGAGGACTACGGCCGCACCGCCTACGGGGGCAGCACCCGCTACGACAAGCTGGAAGCCAAGCCCTTCCGCCGCCTGGCCTGGGCGGGTATGCCCTTTTCCGTAGACTACAAGGAGGACCGGGGGCACTACTGGTCGGGGTACGACGCCTTCCATACCAGGAGGAGTACGGAGTTCAACCAGCCTGGGGCCTGCCTCAACTGCCATACAGGGCTTTTCGTGCAGCTGGTGGCGGAGATGGGCTGGGATCAGCTGAACCGCACCCCCTACAACGAGTTCCGCGAGCGCCTCCAAGCGGCGGGGCACCCCGGGGTGACCTGCGCCGACTGCCACGACCCTAAGACCATGGCCCTGCGCATCACCCGGCCCGCCCTGGAAAACGCCCTGGCCGCCTTGGGCCAGGACTGGCGGCAGGCCTCGAGGCAGGAGATGCGTAGCCTGGTATGCGCCCAGTGCCACGTGGAGTACTACTTCCTGGGCGAGGGCCGAACCGTGACCTTCCCCTGGTCCCGGGGGCTCAGCGTGGAGGCCATCGAAGCGCACTACGACGCCTACGGCTTCAAGGACTGGACCCACGCCATCACCGGGGCCCCTATGATCAAGCACCAGCACCCCGAGTACGAGCTCTACGTGACCAGCGTGCACTACCAGGCCGGGGTGGCCTGCGCCGACTGCCACATGCCCTACATCCGTGTGGGGGGCATGAAGATCTCCGACCACTGGATCCGCAGCCCCCTTACCAGCATCGCCCAAAGCTGCCAGACCTGCCACCGGGTGCCCGAGGCGGAGCTTTTGCAACGGGTGAAGACCATCCAGGACCGCACCCACGAGCTCCTTACCCTGGCGGAAGGAGCCCTGGAGGCGGCCATCCTCACCATCCAGGAGGCCATCGAGGCCGGGGTGTCCGACGAGGCCCTGGAGGAGGCCCGCAGGCTTCACCGCCGGGCCCAGTTCCGCTGGGACTTCATCGATGCCGAAAACAGCAAGGGCTTCCACAGCCCCCAGGAGGCGGCCCGCATCCTGGCCCACGCTGCCGACCTGGCGCGGCAAGCGCAGCTGGCCGCGGAGCGGGCCCTTAGGGGCGAGTGAAACCCCTCTCCGCCGCGCTCTTCGCCTCTCCCCAAACCTGAGGCCGTGCAGGAGCCGTTGGCCGGGACCCCCACGCGGAAGCGGCCCGCGTAGGGGGCCCCGCGAGGGGGGCGGGCCCGCCTCCTTGGGGGCAGGAGGACCCTAGGGCACGAGCCCACCTGCCGGGAAATCCACCCCTGGGGGGTCTTCCCGTATAGTGGGGCCGTGGTTCGGGCCTTGCGGCATCTCTTCGTCTTCCTGGTCCTCCTCTTCGTCCTCCTCCCCTTCCTCTGGATGGCCTACGCCGCCTTCATGCCCAAGGAGGCGGTGTATTCCGGAGAGCTCTTTTCCCGGGTGGGCTTCAGCCTGGAAAGCACCCAGGCCCTCGCCAAGGAGGGGTTTTGGGAGCGGCTCCTCTTCTCCTTGGGGCTTTCCGGAGGGGTAGCCCTCCTCCAGCTCCTCACCGCCCTCCTGGCGGCCTACGCCCTGCGGGCGGGGTTGGGGCTTCTCCCTTTTTACCTGGTGCTCATGGCCGTGCCCGCCGAGCTCCTCCTGGTGCCCCTCTACGGGATCCTCAAGGGGCTTTCCCTCCTGGACACCCTCCTCGCCCTGGTCCTCCCCTTCGCCTCCAGCCCCTTCATCGTCTATTTGGTCTACGGGGCCATGCGGGCTGTGCCCGAGGAGCTCCTGGAGGCGGCCAAGTTGGACGGGGCTGGCCATCGGGTCCTCCTCTTCCGCATCCTCTTCCCCCTGGTGCGGCCCACCCTGGTGGCCGCGGGCGTCCTGGCCTTCGCCGCCCACTGGAACCTGGTCCTCTACCCCCGGGTGGTGGTCTCGGACCCCCGCTTCTGGACCCTGCAGACCTGGCTCACGGACCTGCAGCGCAAGTACCCCACGGACTGGGGCCTGCTTTCCGCCGCCGCCCTCTTCTCCGTGCTGCCCATCGCCCTCCTCTACCTGCTCTTCGAGAGGCGGGTGGTGGCCACCTT
Protein-coding sequences here:
- a CDS encoding carbohydrate ABC transporter permease translates to MVRALRHLFVFLVLLFVLLPFLWMAYAAFMPKEAVYSGELFSRVGFSLESTQALAKEGFWERLLFSLGLSGGVALLQLLTALLAAYALRAGLGLLPFYLVLMAVPAELLLVPLYGILKGLSLLDTLLALVLPFASSPFIVYLVYGAMRAVPEELLEAAKLDGAGHRVLLFRILFPLVRPTLVAAGVLAFAAHWNLVLYPRVVVSDPRFWTLQTWLTDLQRKYPTDWGLLSAAALFSVLPIALLYLLFERRVVATFEEGLKG
- the nrfH gene encoding cytochrome c nitrite reductase small subunit, with protein sequence MQALQGGVLWLAGLGFLLGLGGFAFYQGQGWSYFSDRPEACANCHIMRDQYESWRHSSHRSWASCNDCHMPHTFLGKWTTKALSGFQHSLAFTTGDFPEPIVITPRNKAIALENCVACHRPVVAQMLLRPGVHGPEDWNCTACHGNVGHRGLK
- a CDS encoding ammonia-forming cytochrome c nitrite reductase subunit c552, with product MRGTGWIRILGILAVFLVLGAGVGYLLTTIVQRQAEAEQYPLRLVEIGALEVDPAVWGRNFPLHYDRFLRTREDYGRTAYGGSTRYDKLEAKPFRRLAWAGMPFSVDYKEDRGHYWSGYDAFHTRRSTEFNQPGACLNCHTGLFVQLVAEMGWDQLNRTPYNEFRERLQAAGHPGVTCADCHDPKTMALRITRPALENALAALGQDWRQASRQEMRSLVCAQCHVEYYFLGEGRTVTFPWSRGLSVEAIEAHYDAYGFKDWTHAITGAPMIKHQHPEYELYVTSVHYQAGVACADCHMPYIRVGGMKISDHWIRSPLTSIAQSCQTCHRVPEAELLQRVKTIQDRTHELLTLAEGALEAAILTIQEAIEAGVSDEALEEARRLHRRAQFRWDFIDAENSKGFHSPQEAARILAHAADLARQAQLAAERALRGE
- a CDS encoding CaiB/BaiF CoA transferase family protein, with the translated sequence MGPLSGLKVLDLSRVLAGPLCTLILADLGAEVVKVEPPWGDETRGWGPPFAKGESAYFLAVNRGKRSIALDLKTLEGQGAVRKLAQRADVLVENFKTGDLKRYRLDYESLRELNPRLVYLSLTGFGHTGPRAQEPGYDAALQGYTGIMSVTGEPEGPPMKVGVAWIDVMTGMMGAVAVLAALWERERSGLGQHIDLSLFDVGLFALANLGESYLLTGKPPGRLGNAHAQIVPYGVFPAADGWLVLAVGNDEQFGRLCQVLGLAELQERFPQNAKRVENREEVVEAVSAVLKARPRAYWLDRLKEAGVPAAPVNNLAEAFQDPQAEARGAVWTLRHPLLGPMPTLASPLRFLSRTPAAPTLPPPLLGEHSEAVLREAGFTPEEVQALVEKGTVRTVRGRGDLGKAPS